In one window of Skermanella rosea DNA:
- a CDS encoding HlyD family type I secretion periplasmic adaptor subunit, translating to MTASVPANDPFPPAGFPAIPDLPPVRRALLAGAALAVLGFGGFGTWASLAPLSSAAVAGGIVVADTNRKTVQHLDGGIVAEILVRDGDRVEAGQVLMRLDDLETRSTVTLLEDQRRAYAAQEARLLAERDGTDALVFPEDLAALRGDAAVAEILSGQERIFESYRASLEGRTEVTRQRIAQYRSQISAFEAQLAAGRRQLDLIQEELAGVRELFAKGLERKPRLLALQRQAAGLDGEQGEFSNRIAQAREAIAQAEMEILSMRADRRNEVTAELREVQMRLAELREKLAAARVRQGRRDLVAPEAGTVLNPRYFAPGAVVPAGGPVLDLVPLDDRLVVEARIRPGDIDVVHAGLPAKVILSAFKMRTTPQIDARVIRVSADALKDERTGEFYYSARVAAAPDQLEKLGDLRLQPGMPAETLIVTGERTLLQYLLQPVRDTFRTAFREE from the coding sequence ATGACCGCATCCGTTCCCGCCAACGATCCGTTCCCTCCGGCCGGCTTCCCGGCGATCCCGGACCTTCCGCCGGTCCGACGCGCCCTTCTGGCCGGCGCCGCGCTGGCCGTCCTCGGGTTCGGCGGCTTCGGGACCTGGGCTTCCCTCGCCCCCCTGTCGAGCGCCGCCGTGGCCGGCGGCATCGTCGTGGCGGACACCAACCGCAAGACCGTCCAGCATCTGGACGGCGGCATCGTCGCCGAGATCCTGGTGCGCGACGGCGACCGGGTCGAGGCCGGGCAGGTGCTGATGCGCCTGGACGACCTGGAGACCCGCTCCACCGTGACCCTGCTGGAGGACCAGCGCCGCGCCTATGCCGCCCAGGAGGCCCGCTTGCTGGCCGAACGTGACGGCACCGACGCGCTGGTCTTCCCGGAGGACCTCGCGGCCCTGCGCGGCGACGCCGCCGTTGCCGAGATCCTGTCCGGGCAGGAACGCATCTTCGAGAGCTACCGCGCGTCCCTGGAAGGCCGCACCGAGGTGACCCGCCAGCGGATCGCCCAGTACCGCTCCCAGATCAGCGCCTTCGAGGCCCAGCTGGCGGCGGGACGGCGGCAGCTCGACCTGATCCAGGAGGAACTGGCCGGGGTGAGGGAGCTGTTCGCGAAGGGACTGGAGCGCAAGCCGCGGCTGCTCGCCCTCCAGCGGCAGGCGGCCGGCCTGGACGGCGAGCAGGGCGAGTTTTCCAACAGGATCGCCCAGGCCCGCGAAGCGATCGCCCAGGCCGAGATGGAGATCCTGTCCATGCGCGCGGACCGGCGGAACGAAGTTACGGCCGAGCTGCGGGAGGTCCAGATGCGACTGGCGGAACTGCGGGAGAAGCTGGCCGCCGCCCGGGTCCGCCAGGGGCGTCGCGATCTCGTCGCCCCCGAAGCCGGGACCGTGCTCAATCCGCGCTATTTCGCGCCCGGCGCCGTGGTGCCGGCCGGCGGGCCGGTGCTCGACCTGGTGCCCCTGGACGACCGGCTGGTGGTGGAGGCCAGGATACGGCCGGGCGACATCGACGTGGTGCATGCCGGGCTGCCGGCGAAGGTGATCCTGTCGGCCTTCAAGATGCGGACGACGCCGCAGATCGACGCGCGGGTGATCCGCGTCTCCGCCGATGCCCTGAAGGACGAGCGCACAGGGGAATTCTATTATTCGGCCCGGGTCGCCGCCGCCCCGGACCAGCTGGAGAAACTGGGCGACCTCCGCCTTCAGCCCGGCATGCCGGCCGAGACCCTGATCGTGACCGGCGAGCGGACCCTTCTGCAATATCTGCTGCAGCCGGTCCGGGACACGTTCCGCACCGCTTTCCGGGAGGAGTAA